One region of Bacillus pumilus genomic DNA includes:
- a CDS encoding mannitol-1-phosphate 5-dehydrogenase, whose product MKALHFGAGNIGRGFIGSLLKTSGFELVFTDVNEAVINELNARGEYTVELAAPGQKQEVVGPVTAINSAQDPAALTEAVASVDLITTAVGPTVLKIIASSIAEGLKQKKPDHIINIVACENMIGGSSHLKEAVFSHLTEEEQEALSKTVGFPNAAVDRIVPIQHHEDILKVSVEPFFEWVIDETGFIGDVPQIDGATFVQDLTPYIERKLFTVNTGHALAAYVGYQQGVQTIKEAVDTPEIRKVVEGALHETGSYLIDTYGFEKEEHDAYIQKIIKRFENAFISDEVTRVARSPLRKLGADDRLIGPAKKIKQPVYLIKGIAAALAYDFAEDEEAVRLQALRKEKGIEGVLEEVCGLTPADDLYQAILKETAR is encoded by the coding sequence ATGAAGGCACTTCATTTTGGAGCAGGGAATATTGGCAGAGGGTTTATCGGTTCTTTGTTAAAAACATCAGGCTTTGAGCTTGTCTTCACTGATGTAAATGAAGCGGTCATCAACGAGCTGAATGCAAGAGGAGAATACACGGTTGAACTCGCAGCACCAGGTCAGAAGCAAGAAGTAGTCGGTCCAGTGACAGCGATCAATTCTGCACAAGACCCAGCGGCATTAACAGAGGCGGTGGCATCAGTCGATTTGATTACAACAGCTGTTGGACCAACCGTTTTGAAGATCATTGCTTCATCGATTGCTGAAGGATTGAAACAGAAAAAGCCTGACCATATCATCAACATCGTGGCATGTGAAAATATGATTGGAGGCAGCTCTCATTTAAAAGAAGCCGTTTTCTCTCATCTAACAGAAGAGGAACAAGAAGCGTTATCAAAAACAGTTGGTTTTCCAAACGCTGCTGTGGACCGCATTGTGCCGATTCAGCACCATGAGGACATTCTAAAAGTATCAGTCGAGCCTTTTTTCGAGTGGGTCATTGATGAGACTGGCTTTATTGGGGACGTTCCTCAAATTGACGGAGCGACCTTTGTACAAGATTTGACGCCGTATATTGAGCGCAAGCTCTTTACTGTCAATACAGGACATGCACTAGCGGCTTATGTCGGGTATCAGCAAGGCGTTCAAACGATTAAAGAAGCCGTCGATACACCAGAGATTCGCAAGGTGGTTGAAGGCGCACTGCACGAAACGGGCAGTTATTTAATCGACACATATGGCTTTGAAAAAGAAGAACATGATGCGTATATTCAAAAAATCATCAAACGATTCGAAAATGCTTTTATCTCCGACGAAGTCACTCGCGTTGCACGCTCTCCTCTTAGAAAGCTAGGAGCAGATGACCGTTTAATCGGTCCGGCGAAAAAGATCAAGCAGCCAGTGTACTTAATCAAAGGCATTGCTGCAGCTCTCGCTTATGACTTCGCCGAAGACGAAGAAGCGGTTCGTTTGCAGGCATTAAGAAAAGAAAAAGGCATTGAAGGTGTGCTGGAAGAAGTATGTGGCCTCACGCCAGCAGATGATCTCTATCAAGCCATTCTTAAAGAAACAGCTCGATAA
- a CDS encoding methyl-accepting chemotaxis protein: MKRKMFASRSVFFQLMSAIIVITILTGGLVGTTGYLLAKHVLIDAGKADLKHIVSGAMATLEQLNDRVEKKELTLDQAQEQARIYLSGPKNDNGKGYQFQKSDFIYKNKGYLVAYGADYSSQVHPVNDIGVIPDNTTNREKMVAGAKSEGEDAHYVTYLDKDDATGEEKQKLAYMSQFTPWNWSIGIAVFQDEFYKELEQMKLYIMLITAGVALLSLGVFYLAARRKVRLLKQVTAASKEIAEGNLERTSLKETTDEIGQLAKGFNHMSGELRTLVSGLQETSSQLVESATDLSAISEETSASSEEIGRAIGDISTGTLHQASDLDVANQQMTQFNQSIENVKEQSDQIKRISDQSSQSSKQGQQIVQQLKQSNEQSIQASQGIRAGIEQLSTKVQDISKITDTIESISNETNLLALNASIEAARAGEHGKGFSVVASEVRNLAEQTKQSAVQIQQMVQGIKEETTATADMMSNTMDRFAELDDAVHATEHEFNAISTSISQTIVETDAMAKELNALLEQNDLITKAMQGAAHISQENAAAIEEITASTDEQVTAISNVAKAAERLNELSIRLNHDIARYRL, encoded by the coding sequence ATGAAAAGGAAAATGTTTGCGTCAAGGAGTGTCTTTTTTCAATTAATGTCTGCCATTATCGTCATCACGATCTTAACCGGCGGACTTGTTGGGACAACGGGGTATTTATTAGCGAAACATGTCTTAATTGATGCGGGGAAAGCAGATTTAAAGCACATCGTCAGCGGAGCAATGGCTACACTTGAACAGTTGAATGATCGTGTAGAGAAAAAAGAACTGACGCTCGATCAGGCACAGGAACAAGCCCGCATTTACTTGAGCGGGCCAAAAAATGACAACGGGAAAGGGTACCAATTTCAAAAGTCAGATTTTATCTATAAAAATAAAGGCTATCTTGTCGCATATGGAGCAGATTATTCCTCTCAAGTCCATCCTGTCAATGACATTGGCGTCATTCCAGATAACACGACCAATCGTGAAAAAATGGTCGCTGGAGCCAAATCAGAAGGCGAGGATGCACACTATGTGACCTATTTAGATAAGGACGATGCCACTGGGGAAGAAAAGCAAAAGCTTGCCTATATGAGCCAGTTCACGCCCTGGAATTGGAGTATCGGCATTGCCGTCTTTCAGGATGAATTTTATAAAGAATTAGAGCAGATGAAGCTCTATATCATGCTCATTACAGCAGGTGTCGCTCTTCTCAGTCTTGGCGTCTTTTATTTAGCTGCTCGAAGAAAGGTCAGACTGCTCAAACAAGTCACTGCTGCTTCAAAAGAAATTGCGGAGGGGAATCTTGAACGCACGAGTTTAAAAGAGACAACAGATGAAATTGGACAGCTGGCAAAAGGCTTTAATCATATGTCAGGAGAACTCCGGACACTTGTAAGCGGTCTACAGGAAACGAGCAGTCAACTCGTCGAATCAGCCACAGATTTATCAGCAATATCTGAAGAAACCTCAGCCAGCAGTGAAGAGATTGGCCGAGCGATTGGTGACATATCGACTGGAACACTTCATCAGGCATCGGACCTTGATGTAGCGAATCAACAAATGACCCAGTTCAATCAATCCATTGAGAACGTCAAAGAACAAAGTGACCAAATTAAACGGATCTCTGACCAATCGAGTCAATCATCGAAGCAGGGTCAGCAAATTGTTCAGCAATTAAAACAATCAAATGAACAATCCATTCAAGCATCTCAAGGCATTAGAGCAGGCATTGAGCAATTAAGTACAAAAGTACAGGATATCTCTAAAATTACAGATACGATTGAAAGTATTTCAAATGAGACGAATTTACTTGCGCTGAATGCCAGCATAGAAGCAGCACGCGCAGGAGAGCACGGCAAGGGCTTCTCGGTTGTGGCGAGTGAAGTGCGGAATTTAGCAGAGCAGACAAAACAATCAGCAGTGCAAATTCAGCAAATGGTACAAGGCATTAAAGAAGAAACGACGGCAACAGCCGACATGATGTCAAACACAATGGATCGTTTCGCTGAGTTAGATGACGCGGTACATGCAACAGAACATGAATTCAATGCCATCTCTACGTCGATTTCACAAACCATCGTTGAAACAGACGCAATGGCAAAAGAGCTGAATGCATTACTAGAGCAAAACGACCTCATCACAAAAGCCATGCAAGGCGCAGCCCATATTTCTCAGGAAAATGCCGCTGCGATCGAAGAGATCACCGCATCCACAGACGAACAAGTGACAGCCATCTCTAATGTGGCAAAAGCAGCAGAAAGACTCAATGAACTAAGCATACGATTGAATCACGATATTGCGCGCTATCGTCTATAA
- a CDS encoding RidA family protein, with translation MEKITRKNPESMPKPVGSYSHITRVPKGAALFVTSGQVGTDIDGQVPSSLNDQVTNTFENIKKILESEGLNEEHVIKVNIWATEEIDWDHLYPQWDTIFKTAYPSMTVAYVSALGWPELKIEIELWCADI, from the coding sequence ATGGAAAAAATCACAAGAAAAAACCCAGAAAGTATGCCGAAGCCCGTTGGCAGCTATAGTCATATCACAAGAGTACCAAAGGGCGCGGCATTATTTGTTACATCGGGTCAAGTCGGAACAGATATCGATGGACAGGTACCATCAAGTTTAAACGACCAGGTAACCAATACGTTTGAAAATATCAAAAAAATCCTTGAATCAGAAGGATTGAATGAAGAGCATGTCATCAAGGTCAATATATGGGCAACAGAAGAAATCGACTGGGATCATCTATATCCTCAGTGGGATACGATCTTCAAAACAGCTTACCCATCAATGACGGTTGCTTATGTATCAGCTTTAGGATGGCCTGAGCTGAAAATTGAAATTGAGCTATGGTGCGCCGATATATGA
- a CDS encoding DUF2651 family protein — MAVFILFVVFGFPILSVLIGIFGTMLLKNVWMPTLIVLLASVILMYTYIGGDESFLIWVIIYTVFTLIAAWMTKRFRFK; from the coding sequence ATGGCTGTTTTTATTTTATTCGTTGTATTTGGCTTCCCTATTCTTTCTGTGCTGATTGGCATTTTTGGCACAATGCTTTTGAAGAATGTTTGGATGCCGACTTTGATTGTCCTGTTAGCCAGCGTCATTCTCATGTACACATACATTGGCGGGGATGAATCCTTTCTCATTTGGGTCATCATCTACACCGTCTTTACGTTGATCGCTGCATGGATGACAAAGCGGTTTCGGTTCAAGTAA
- a CDS encoding DUF5316 family protein has protein sequence MRKKHAFIAGVCSMIVICSAAIILQHHEWIGWVSGGISIIGIMMSGLLMGAWTSGNETRAAYHSETKEHRMWRLDTAFLMMIFALPHMAVSIFYFLM, from the coding sequence ATGAGAAAAAAACATGCCTTTATCGCCGGTGTTTGTTCGATGATTGTGATTTGCAGTGCCGCTATTATTTTGCAGCACCATGAGTGGATAGGATGGGTCAGTGGTGGAATCTCTATTATCGGGATCATGATGTCTGGGCTTCTAATGGGGGCTTGGACAAGCGGAAATGAAACAAGAGCCGCCTATCATTCTGAAACGAAAGAACACCGCATGTGGCGTCTGGATACGGCCTTTCTCATGATGATCTTTGCACTTCCGCACATGGCAGTGTCGATCTTTTATTTTTTAATGTAA
- a CDS encoding VOC family protein encodes MKMKYTILYVNDVEASIHFYQHVLGFPMKLRVESYVEFDTGDVTLSINSRQDVKDALGLPVPEANQSSQTFEIGFVVDDVEQTIASMKEKGVSIIKEPAKKPWGQTVAYVADPDGHFIEICDAVS; translated from the coding sequence ATGAAAATGAAATATACCATTCTATATGTAAACGATGTTGAGGCAAGTATTCATTTCTATCAACATGTACTTGGCTTTCCTATGAAACTTAGGGTTGAATCCTATGTTGAGTTTGACACGGGGGACGTGACATTATCGATTAACTCGCGTCAGGATGTCAAAGATGCACTTGGATTGCCTGTCCCTGAAGCAAATCAATCCTCGCAAACGTTTGAGATTGGATTTGTTGTGGATGATGTGGAACAAACCATTGCATCAATGAAGGAAAAAGGGGTTTCGATCATCAAAGAACCTGCAAAAAAACCATGGGGTCAAACCGTCGCTTATGTCGCTGATCCTGATGGTCATTTCATTGAAATATGTGATGCCGTCTCCTAA
- a CDS encoding excalibur calcium-binding domain-containing protein, protein MLKKIMVAVLSLGLLLSVTQVDTHTADAKTVKSYKNCKALNKVYKGGVAKSKNTKNKGGKTKYKPYVSKALYQKNKRLDRDKDGIACER, encoded by the coding sequence ATGTTGAAAAAAATCATGGTGGCTGTCTTGTCCTTAGGTCTTTTACTAAGCGTTACACAAGTCGACACCCACACTGCAGATGCAAAAACAGTCAAGTCCTACAAAAACTGCAAAGCGCTGAACAAAGTCTATAAAGGCGGCGTAGCGAAAAGCAAAAACACGAAAAACAAAGGCGGCAAAACAAAGTACAAGCCGTATGTGTCAAAAGCACTTTACCAAAAAAATAAGCGACTTGACCGTGATAAAGACGGGATTGCATGTGAACGCTAA
- a CDS encoding Cof-type HAD-IIB family hydrolase — protein sequence MIQSGVLNLSIQADKKDIRLIAIDMDGTLLNSEHVIPEENKQAIKDAEAKGVHVVISTGRTLMTCRELVEPLKLSSYLVTANGSEIWDSNFQLIERDLLHPDHVQMMWDLKNRYETDYWASTVEKVWRGEFPERIHDHEWLKFGFEIHDDDVREEVLNTLKTNGHLEITNSSPTNIEVNAAGINKAAALAKVAERIGCTMDNVMSLGDSLNDMAMIQEAGLGIAMGNAQEVVKEAADWITAPNTEHGVAKAIQHWVLSK from the coding sequence ATGATACAAAGTGGGGTACTCAATTTGTCCATTCAAGCTGATAAGAAAGACATCCGATTGATTGCCATTGATATGGATGGCACGCTGTTAAACAGTGAACACGTCATTCCAGAGGAAAATAAACAAGCCATTAAAGATGCTGAAGCAAAAGGGGTCCATGTGGTGATTAGCACAGGGCGGACGCTGATGACATGCCGAGAGCTGGTTGAGCCGCTTAAACTGTCTTCTTACCTTGTGACAGCAAACGGAAGTGAAATCTGGGATTCAAACTTCCAACTGATCGAACGAGATCTATTGCATCCTGATCATGTCCAAATGATGTGGGATCTAAAAAATAGATATGAAACCGATTACTGGGCTTCCACTGTGGAGAAGGTGTGGAGAGGTGAATTCCCAGAACGAATTCATGACCACGAATGGCTGAAATTCGGCTTTGAAATTCATGACGATGACGTTCGTGAGGAAGTGCTCAATACACTGAAAACAAATGGTCATCTAGAGATTACAAATTCAAGTCCAACCAATATCGAAGTCAACGCAGCTGGCATTAACAAAGCGGCAGCTCTTGCAAAGGTAGCAGAACGCATTGGCTGTACGATGGACAATGTCATGTCACTTGGCGACAGCCTAAATGATATGGCTATGATCCAAGAAGCCGGATTAGGCATTGCGATGGGAAATGCGCAAGAAGTGGTAAAAGAAGCCGCTGATTGGATTACAGCTCCTAACACAGAACACGGTGTAGCAAAAGCCATCCAGCATTGGGTGCTGTCTAAATAA
- a CDS encoding LamB/YcsF family protein: MYQVDINCDLGESFGQYTIGSDEQILEYVTSANIACGFHAGDPTVMRKTVRMALDKGVRIGAHPGLQDLVGFGRRPMAISAEEAYDLVVYQIGALSAFLKAEGGTMQHVKPHGALYNMAAKNTELSESIAKAVYHVDPSLVLYGLSGSELAIAGERMGLQVAHEVFSDRTYQSDGTLTSRREPHALIEDDELAVQQVVRMVREGKVHTVQGEDISLKADTVCIHGDGIHALQFAKTITSKLKEASIHLKAFQ, encoded by the coding sequence ATGTATCAAGTAGATATCAACTGTGATTTGGGAGAAAGCTTTGGTCAATATACTATCGGTTCGGATGAACAAATTTTAGAATATGTCACCTCAGCCAACATCGCTTGTGGTTTTCATGCAGGAGATCCAACAGTCATGAGAAAAACCGTCAGAATGGCACTGGATAAAGGGGTCCGAATTGGCGCGCATCCGGGTCTGCAAGATTTAGTCGGCTTTGGCAGACGTCCAATGGCGATTTCAGCAGAGGAAGCCTATGATCTCGTCGTCTATCAAATTGGCGCTCTATCAGCCTTTCTCAAAGCAGAAGGCGGCACGATGCAGCATGTCAAGCCACACGGCGCCCTGTACAACATGGCGGCTAAAAATACTGAATTATCTGAATCGATTGCGAAGGCTGTGTATCATGTCGATCCAAGTCTTGTATTATACGGGCTTTCAGGCAGTGAACTTGCGATAGCAGGTGAGAGAATGGGTCTTCAAGTGGCGCATGAAGTATTTTCTGATCGGACCTATCAATCAGACGGGACGCTGACATCCCGCCGCGAACCACACGCACTCATTGAAGACGATGAACTGGCCGTTCAGCAGGTCGTTCGTATGGTGAGAGAAGGGAAGGTTCATACCGTTCAAGGGGAAGACATTTCGCTTAAAGCGGATACTGTCTGTATTCATGGAGACGGCATCCATGCGCTCCAATTTGCCAAAACTATTACATCAAAGCTAAAAGAAGCGAGCATTCATCTCAAAGCCTTTCAATAA
- a CDS encoding NRAMP family divalent metal transporter: MKKEEVKHTKAPKGNRSMLMGAAFLMATSAIGPGFLTQTTVFTQQLAASFGFVILISILLDIFAQTNVWRIIAVSEKRGQDIANMVLPGLGYVLAVLIVIGGLAFNIGNIAGAGLGFQVIFGVDPRIGAGVSAAIAILIFVIKEAGKAMDRFTQIAGFVMIGLMLYVAISTAPPVGEAAVRTFVPEKIDILSIVTLVGGTVGGYIVFAGGHRLLDAGIKGKEALPQVTKSSIFGVLITSIMRVALFLATLGVVAKGLQIDPSNPPASVFQLASGNIGYKMFGIIMWAAAITSVIGAAYTSVSFFKTFSSKIEQNQRGIIIGFIALSTICFITIGRPVNILILVGAINALILPLALGTLLVAAYKKDIVGDYRHPFFLTVSGAFVVVIMAMMGGYTIINEIPKLWS; encoded by the coding sequence ATGAAAAAAGAGGAAGTCAAGCACACGAAGGCACCAAAGGGGAACCGGTCTATGCTGATGGGCGCAGCCTTTTTAATGGCGACGTCCGCCATCGGACCGGGATTTTTAACACAAACGACTGTCTTTACACAGCAGCTGGCGGCTAGCTTTGGGTTTGTCATTCTCATCTCTATTTTGTTAGATATTTTTGCGCAAACCAATGTATGGCGCATCATCGCTGTGTCAGAAAAACGAGGGCAGGATATTGCAAATATGGTTCTGCCGGGTCTCGGCTATGTCCTGGCCGTTTTGATTGTCATTGGGGGACTTGCCTTTAACATCGGAAATATCGCTGGTGCTGGTCTCGGTTTTCAGGTCATTTTCGGAGTCGATCCGCGAATCGGTGCAGGGGTCAGTGCTGCTATTGCTATTCTGATCTTTGTGATCAAAGAGGCTGGAAAAGCGATGGACCGTTTCACACAGATAGCGGGCTTTGTCATGATTGGTCTGATGCTGTATGTGGCGATTTCAACAGCACCGCCAGTTGGAGAAGCGGCAGTGAGAACATTTGTCCCAGAGAAAATTGATATTTTATCCATTGTGACACTTGTAGGCGGAACAGTAGGCGGCTATATCGTCTTCGCTGGCGGACACCGCTTGCTGGATGCAGGTATTAAGGGGAAGGAAGCATTGCCCCAAGTGACGAAAAGCTCTATTTTCGGTGTCCTCATTACGTCCATCATGCGTGTAGCACTCTTTCTTGCTACATTAGGAGTTGTCGCAAAAGGCTTGCAGATTGATCCATCTAACCCGCCTGCCTCTGTATTTCAACTAGCTTCAGGAAATATCGGATATAAAATGTTTGGCATTATTATGTGGGCTGCGGCAATTACGTCCGTCATTGGAGCAGCATATACATCAGTTTCCTTCTTTAAAACCTTCTCGTCAAAAATTGAGCAAAATCAACGTGGCATTATCATCGGCTTTATTGCCCTCTCGACCATTTGTTTTATTACGATCGGAAGACCTGTGAACATATTGATATTAGTTGGGGCAATCAATGCATTGATCTTACCGCTCGCGCTTGGCACCTTGCTGGTAGCGGCTTATAAGAAAGACATTGTCGGGGATTATCGACATCCATTCTTTTTGACAGTATCAGGCGCATTTGTAGTTGTCATCATGGCAATGATGGGCGGATATACCATCATCAATGAAATTCCAAAACTATGGAGCTGA
- a CDS encoding putative hydro-lyase: protein MNIYQTYEPSQIRELIRKKEITGPTAGLAEGYAQANLMIVKKELAFDFLLFCQRNPAACPLLDVLEPGDPVPRRSAPHADIRTDFPKYRVYRKGILQEEVSDISAYWEDDMVAFLIGCSFTFEHALMLNDIPVRHIENGHNVPMYQTNIACERAGAFHGPMVVSMRPIPAHQITRSVQVTSRFPSVHGGPIHIGDPAMIGIDNVDQPDFGEPSVIKEGEVPVFWACGVTPQAIVMHTKPDIAITHAPGHMFITDQRDQQLGVL, encoded by the coding sequence ATGAATATCTATCAAACATATGAGCCTTCACAGATCAGAGAGTTGATTCGTAAAAAAGAAATCACAGGGCCAACGGCAGGCCTAGCAGAGGGATATGCTCAAGCCAACTTAATGATCGTCAAAAAGGAACTTGCCTTTGATTTTCTGTTGTTTTGTCAGCGCAATCCGGCTGCATGCCCCTTGCTTGATGTGCTGGAGCCGGGTGATCCAGTGCCGAGACGGTCTGCACCTCATGCGGATATTCGTACGGACTTTCCTAAATACCGTGTTTACCGAAAAGGGATTCTTCAAGAAGAGGTGTCAGATATCTCTGCTTATTGGGAGGACGATATGGTTGCCTTTCTCATCGGCTGCAGTTTTACGTTTGAGCATGCGCTCATGCTGAATGATATCCCTGTTCGCCATATTGAAAACGGCCATAACGTTCCGATGTATCAAACGAATATCGCTTGTGAAAGGGCGGGGGCATTTCATGGCCCGATGGTCGTCAGCATGAGACCCATTCCGGCGCATCAGATCACAAGAAGTGTACAAGTGACGTCTAGGTTCCCGTCAGTTCATGGTGGCCCCATTCATATAGGTGACCCAGCGATGATCGGAATTGACAATGTGGATCAGCCGGACTTTGGAGAACCATCTGTGATCAAAGAAGGAGAGGTCCCGGTGTTTTGGGCATGTGGTGTGACGCCGCAAGCCATTGTCATGCATACAAAACCAGACATTGCGATTACCCATGCACCTGGGCATATGTTCATCACAGATCAACGAGATCAACAGCTTGGTGTGCTTTAG
- the pxpB gene encoding 5-oxoprolinase subunit PxpB, producing MAFSTIKNSITFHPLGDAAIVIQAGADICEEIHERVVQLFSCIEQHPFAGYVEAVQAFTNVTVFYEPYTVYQSAPLQQQDLSPYEWVKSYIETLLEEKWQEGVQAKRRTIDIPVCYGGELGPDLEEVARINRLTPEEVVRIHTSGTYLVYMIGFAPGFPFLGGLSEKIAAPRRETPRMSIPKGSVGIAGKQTGVYPISTPGGWQLIGQTPLPLFRPDEKVPSLLRAGDEVRFVQMSEKEFFSMKEAER from the coding sequence GTGGCATTTTCAACAATAAAAAATTCTATCACCTTCCACCCGTTAGGAGATGCAGCGATTGTTATTCAAGCAGGAGCAGACATATGTGAAGAAATTCATGAGCGTGTTGTGCAGCTGTTTTCTTGTATTGAACAGCATCCATTTGCCGGATATGTGGAAGCTGTTCAAGCCTTTACAAACGTGACTGTTTTTTACGAGCCGTACACCGTTTATCAATCGGCACCTCTTCAACAACAAGATTTGTCCCCCTATGAATGGGTGAAAAGCTATATTGAAACACTCCTTGAAGAGAAATGGCAGGAAGGGGTTCAGGCTAAGCGCCGCACTATCGACATACCGGTCTGCTACGGGGGAGAGTTGGGCCCTGATTTAGAAGAAGTCGCCCGGATCAATCGTTTAACACCAGAGGAAGTCGTGCGTATTCATACCTCAGGGACGTATCTTGTCTATATGATTGGATTTGCCCCAGGGTTTCCGTTTTTAGGCGGGCTGTCTGAAAAGATCGCAGCCCCGCGCAGAGAAACACCGAGAATGTCCATTCCAAAAGGATCTGTCGGCATTGCGGGAAAGCAGACCGGTGTTTACCCGATTTCCACACCTGGTGGCTGGCAGCTCATTGGACAAACTCCGCTGCCACTCTTTCGTCCAGACGAAAAAGTCCCAAGTCTACTGAGAGCAGGAGACGAAGTCAGATTTGTCCAAATGTCTGAAAAGGAATTTTTCAGCATGAAGGAGGCAGAACGTTGA
- a CDS encoding biotin-dependent carboxyltransferase family protein, translated as MSIHVIKPGMFTTIQDKGRKGYQKYGVLTSGGMDALSLRIANILTGNEENEAVLEITLMGPGPVLTCHKDALIAVTGADVEIDIDGEPAPLWKPLFIRAGSTITFGPCKRGCRAYFAVAGGFDVEPVMESKSTYVRAGIGGLNGRPLEKGDVLSIGKPSLVANRLSDRLKSNLKQAAYSAPDWTVSYTHFLPLRKSPVIRVLPGRHLSFFQESSQSTFFEQPFQVTPQSDRMGCRLKGEPVHLKEKLELISEAVAFGSIQIPPDGQPIILLADRQTTGGYPRIGEVATVDLPLIAQAMPGANLYFKRIDHQDAEQALFKQEAELKELAARIKLEAFV; from the coding sequence TTGAGTATTCATGTCATCAAGCCAGGAATGTTCACAACCATTCAAGATAAAGGGCGGAAAGGCTATCAAAAGTATGGCGTCTTAACGAGCGGCGGCATGGATGCGCTCTCGCTTAGAATTGCCAACATTCTCACAGGCAACGAGGAAAACGAAGCCGTACTGGAAATCACATTAATGGGGCCGGGTCCTGTGTTGACATGTCACAAGGATGCGCTTATTGCAGTGACTGGCGCTGATGTAGAGATCGACATCGATGGAGAGCCAGCCCCTTTATGGAAGCCGCTTTTTATTCGAGCAGGAAGCACAATCACCTTTGGACCTTGTAAAAGAGGCTGCCGCGCTTACTTTGCTGTGGCAGGCGGATTCGATGTAGAGCCGGTGATGGAGAGCAAAAGCACCTATGTGAGAGCAGGAATCGGTGGACTGAACGGACGTCCGCTTGAAAAAGGAGACGTCCTGTCCATTGGAAAGCCATCACTCGTAGCAAATCGATTGTCTGATAGACTCAAAAGCAATCTGAAACAGGCGGCGTACAGCGCACCCGATTGGACTGTAAGTTATACGCATTTTTTACCGTTGCGGAAATCGCCCGTGATTCGGGTGCTGCCAGGGAGACACCTTTCTTTTTTTCAAGAATCATCTCAAAGCACCTTTTTCGAACAGCCTTTTCAGGTCACGCCTCAATCAGATCGCATGGGCTGCCGTTTGAAGGGGGAGCCGGTTCATTTAAAAGAAAAGCTTGAATTGATTTCTGAGGCGGTTGCCTTTGGTTCTATTCAAATTCCTCCTGACGGTCAGCCGATTATTCTGCTGGCAGATCGGCAAACAACAGGCGGATACCCGCGGATTGGAGAAGTTGCGACGGTCGATCTGCCGCTCATAGCACAAGCGATGCCTGGGGCGAATTTGTATTTTAAGCGAATCGACCATCAGGACGCGGAGCAGGCGCTATTTAAGCAAGAAGCAGAACTGAAGGAGCTTGCTGCTAGAATCAAGCTGGAAGCATTCGTTTAG